GGAGCCAGCTCGAACGGCTGTCCTGCACGACGCATCGGCGTGTCGACACCCAAAGTCGTGATGTATTCTGCCGAATAGCTGGATACTTGCAGCGGTGTCCAGATTGGTCCAGGAGCCACTGCATTCACCCTGATGCCTTGCTTGACCAATTGAAGGGACAAGGAGCGGGTAAAGGAGACGATGGCTCCTTTGGTTGCTGAATAATCAACCAATTGCGGATGACCAGCATAGGCAGTAACCGATGCCGTACTAATGATGGAACTGCCTGGCTGCAAATACGGCAACGCCTCTTGTGTGATGTAAAATAAGGGGAAAAGGTTGGTCCGAAACGTGTCTTCCAGTTGCTCGCGGCTTATCTGGAGGATGCTTTCTTGTGGAAACTGTACGCCTTGATTCAAAACGAGTACATCTAACTTGCCAAAACAGCCAATCGTTTGGCGTACAACCTCCCGACACCAAGCCTCGTCACGCAAGTCTCCCGGCAGCAGCAAACATTGCCCTCCGTAATACTCAACAACTTGCTTGGTCTCCTCGGCGTCGATGTGCTCATCCAAATAAGGAATCGCTACAGATGCCCCCTCCTTCGCAAAAGCAACCGCTACAGCACGGCCAATCCCGCTGTCTCCACCTGTTATAATCGCTACCTTTCCCCGAAGCTTGCCGCTTCCTATATAGTCAGGATTATCGAAAATCGGTCGCGGGACCATCAAGTATTCCATCCCCGGTTGTCGATCCTGATGCTGTGGCGGAAACGTAAGGGGCGTCTCTTCGCAAGTAGTCTTGTAACTGTAATATGGGTATCTCGGATACATGGAAAATACCTCCTGTACAGATTCAGTCGATATCGCCATGATATTCGCCTACCCTTCTTGGTGTGCGCTGTGTACGCCATCAAGGGCACAGCATAGAAGGAAAATGACATGTATGTATGACATGACCTTTTCCCAAGGTGGAAGCTACCATTTATGAGGTAATCATCTTGATGAACTGAAGAATAAGAGGAACTCCTTGTACAGGAATGTCACTCAGAATCAAAACTCCCGGCTGGACAGCGTATACATTGGGAGGTTGTAGCATTCCATTGATGAAAAGATTCACAATAGAAACTTCATTCGGGTCCAGAATCCCTGAAGTACTGAATAGCATGACAGCATCACTGTTGGTATACATGTTTTTGACTCCATCTGAAATTGCTGTATACTGATAGGTTTCTGTTCGTATTAAACCAGGCGTACATGGGCATGGGGGGCAGGGCGGCACGATTTGCAGACTCTGTCTCCTCACTGTGTATGACTGTGTGACATAGTGCCTCATGAAATCACTCGTCCTTTCTCGAAATTCTCCGACCGTTCACTCTCACTACACATATGAGTAACCCCAGACACATTTCATCCACCTGGGGCCACCATCCTATTCATCTTAGTTAACGACAAACTCTACAACTATGGGTGTACCACCGTTTTCGACATCTCCATCTGGAATCGTGATCGCTGTCGTTGTGATTGTGGAAGTATTACCTGCCTGAAGCACC
This genomic stretch from Brevibacillus brevis harbors:
- a CDS encoding SDR family oxidoreductase; translation: MYPRYPYYSYKTTCEETPLTFPPQHQDRQPGMEYLMVPRPIFDNPDYIGSGKLRGKVAIITGGDSGIGRAVAVAFAKEGASVAIPYLDEHIDAEETKQVVEYYGGQCLLLPGDLRDEAWCREVVRQTIGCFGKLDVLVLNQGVQFPQESILQISREQLEDTFRTNLFPLFYITQEALPYLQPGSSIISTASVTAYAGHPQLVDYSATKGAIVSFTRSLSLQLVKQGIRVNAVAPGPIWTPLQVSSYSAEYITTLGVDTPMRRAGQPFELAPTYVYLASDDSGYVTGQVLHVNGGTMTET
- a CDS encoding DUF4183 domain-containing protein, with the translated sequence MRHYVTQSYTVRRQSLQIVPPCPPCPCTPGLIRTETYQYTAISDGVKNMYTNSDAVMLFSTSGILDPNEVSIVNLFINGMLQPPNVYAVQPGVLILSDIPVQGVPLILQFIKMITS